A single Struthio camelus isolate bStrCam1 chromosome 6, bStrCam1.hap1, whole genome shotgun sequence DNA region contains:
- the ZDBF2 gene encoding DBF4-type zinc finger-containing protein 2 isoform X2: MFDRVKPSDEASASSTQGMDRHGVEGSLQQESNSSLHTRGQEHPGPGVSTVQNRQGYCNCCHVHYSNLEQHVFSSQHRHFTTYCRNRMGTSSLMERFLQDVLQHHPHRYHDNRPTYDDIPLPVTLEAPRNACLSPEDVEKKKNRSRQEASSKDQESIGEMGSSVPCLSHKGPKEAFVTQAFIQKLEKGQEDITGISQQSVGICSSEKRHTLKDAQIANHSHEGQFTAVSPVPQRFSVNPLIHSSSVNPKIVKNVRNLVASNMIPPSGCDKTRTEVCSKDVLLKPCLNPALALVDPKSPSVSHRNPMCQNPMYSPSNSLCITSGQSLLKRDGLQTQDETLVSDFHLRDTVGIDSSLKLGTSPQLARCKKMKMNRTDESSVDETIEDVIMKYCHGTISKELPFKEEENDPCLTFSSLLDHTHLEGSEVSFDCDAPIQSGADLPKAAIKDIEFLKEVQISLQDKDYGTQLSSALKSESMEQTEAAKQDVIVHTEEPVLPALPHVPPSFVGKTWSQIMYEDDIKIEELVRDFREGRFRCYFDSESSAKCAGKRMKKKQKDEKKNDTVEGNRTESAPVKALPEFNDALSGGSDFDNPSLASDTLCNPQILKMPRKRTWRLASRCQVVKVSHGTQTSLVNYPVAKRKMTRREPDPADQKADIMWPENEKTPNMKTRLCALKLPESYSKIMSPVQPKTVVYVLSCPEIKQCKGKPTDIPKMRKNRNSADSKDSIRYKYKQCSFKYYDPLTNRILKTPPKSTCGEKAKKPSHVRQLFRSLSFDANTKKLAGAQREGTASKSFNWSDFNSSSSVSFLPDPGKGNDIASSQKTDGSSVSTERSDCLVSAHSENSFKHLAISPLNSHQSQAEADGRLTPFNSRAAKTPLTSIRSERLERENPKARWKRKEGPNKETGFSKKAAGPISVRCSVGRRGNRVTAGKHTSRTKKQQKEGIRRKLPPRAQKSAFSIRRHQTKKTTVGKHLKKEKPDAKKMKVRRKPKRPFLNSAVITGIPEKRPKVTSGSFPKKPERASSKVRSWEVRASHQNSDSSI; encoded by the exons CATGTTTTCAGCTCCCAGCACAGACATTTTACCACGTACTGTAGGAATCGTATGGGTACCAGTAGCCTGATGGAGCGTttcctgcaagatgttttgcagcaTCATCCCCACAGATACCATGACAACAG ACCAACCTATGATGACATACCACTCCCTGTCACTCTAGAGGCTCCTAGAAATGCTTGCCTATCTCCAGAAGAtgtagagaaaaagaagaacagaagcaGGCAGGAGGCTTCCAGTAAAGACCAGGAGTCCATTGGTGAAATGGGATCTTCTGTTCCATGCCTATCTCATAAGGGCCCAAAGGAAGCTTTTGTAACACAAGCATTTATTCAGAAACTAGAAAAAGGACAGGAAGATATTACAGGAATATCCCAGCAGTCTGTGGGCATTTGTAGCAGTGAGAAACGGCATACCCTGAAAGATGCTCAAATTGCAAATCATAGCCATGAAGGCCAGTTTACAGCCGTGAGCCCAGTACCTCAACGTTTTTCTGTCAATCCTTTAATTCATAGTTCTTCTGTTAATcctaaaatagtaaaaaatgttAGGAACTTGGTGGCATCAAATATGATTCCACCGAGCGGATGTGATAAAACAAGAACGGAAGTATGCAGTAAGGATGTGTTACTGAAACCTTGCTTGAATCCTGCTCTGGCACTGGTTGACCCCAAAAGCCCTTCCGTTTCACATCGAAATCCTATGTGTCAGAATCCTATGTACAGCCCCAGCAATTCTTTATGTATTACCTCAGGTCAATCTCTCTTAAAACGAGATGGTTTACAAACTCAGGATGAAACTTTGGTGTCTGATTTCCATCTCAGGGATACTGTGGGAATCGACAGCTCCTTAAAACTTGGGACATCCCCACAACTAGCAAGatgcaaaaaaatgaagatgaacaGAACTGATGAAAGTTCAGTGGATGAAACTATTGAAGATGTTATTATGAAGTATTGCCATGGAACTATATCTAAAGAACTACCTTTCAAAGAAGAAGAGAATGATCCCTGTTTAACTTTTTCTTCGCTTCTGGACCATACCCATTTAGAGGGCTCTGAAGTGAGCTTTGACTGTGATGCACCTATTCAGTCAGGAGCAGACTTACCTAAGGCAGCTATAAAAGATATAGAATTCCTGAAAGAGGTCCAAATAAGTTTGCAAGATAAAGACTATGGAACACagctctcttctgctttaaaaagtgaGTCAATGgagcaaacagaagcagcaaaacaggATGTAATAGTTCATACTGAAGAACCAGTtcttccagctctgcctcatgTGCCTCCTTCTTTTGTGGGAAAGACTTGGTCTCAAATAATGTATGAAGATGATATAAAAATCGAAGAACTTGTGCGTGATTTCAGGGAAGGCCGTTTTCGCTGCTACTTTGACAGTGAATCCTCAGCCAAATGTGCAgggaagagaatgaagaaaaagcagaaagatgaaaagaagaatGATACTGTTGAGGGTAACAGAACAGAAAGTGCACCAGTTAAAGCACTGCCAGAATTCAATGATGCTTTAAGTGGTGGCTCTGATTTTGATAACCCATCTTTAGCCTCAGATACACTATGCAACCCACAAATTCTTAAAATGCCTAGGAAAAGGACATGGCGCCTGGCCTCAAGATGCCAGGTGGTTAAAGTCAGCCATGGCACCCAAACAAGTCTAGTGAACTACCctgtagcaaaaagaaaaatgactagAAGAGAACCTGACCCAGCTGATCAGAAAGCAGACATTATGTGGCCAGAGAATGAAAAGACTCCAAACATGAAAACTAGACTATGTGCCCTTAAACTTCCTGAATCCTACAGCAAGATTATGAGCCCTGTACAGCCCAAGACAGTGGTCTATGTGCTTTCATGTCCAGAGATTAAACAGTGTAAAGGTAAACCTACAGATATTcccaaaatgaggaaaaatcGCAACTCTGCAGACAGCAAGGACTCTATAAGGTATAAATATAAACAGTGTTCATTCAAGTATTATGACCCACTGACAAATCGAATTCTGAAAACGCCTCCTAAGAGTACATGTGGAGAAAAGGCCAAAAAGCCCTCCCACGTTCGAcagcttttcagaagtctcagctTTGATGCAAACACGAAGAAACTAGCTGGCGCACAGAGAGAGGGCACGGCATCAAAGTCCTTTAATTGGTCAGACTTCAATAGTTCATCTTCAGTATCTTTTTTGCCAGATCCAGGTAAAGGGAACGATATAGCCTCAAGTCAAAAGACAGATGGATCTTCTGTTTCCACAGAAAGATCAGATTGTCTGGTGTCTGCTCACTCTGAGAACTCTTTTAAACACCTGGCCATTTCACCTTTGAACTCTCACCAGTCTCAGGCGGAAGCAGATGGTAGATTAACTCCCTTTAATAGCAGAGCTGCCAAAACCCCTTTGACCTCCATCAGGAGTGAGCGATTAGAAAGAGAGAATCCAAAGgcaagatggaagagaaaagaaggccCTAATAAAGAAACAGGTTTTTCCAAAAAGGCTGCAGGACCTATATCTGTCAGATGCTCTGttgggaggagaggaaacagaGTAACTGCAGGCAAACATACTTCTCGAactaaaaaacagcaaaaagagggGATAAGAAGGAAACTCCCTCCTCGTGCCCAGAAATCTGCCTTCTCAATTCGTAGGCACCAGACAAAGAAAACTACAGTGGGAAAGCAccttaagaaagaaaagcctgaTGCTAAAAAAATGAAGGTAAGGAGAAAACCGAAGAGGCCCTTTCTAAACTCAGCAGTCATCACCGGGATTCCTGAAAAGAGGCCGAAAGTCACATCGGGATCTTTTCCAAAGAAACCGGAGCGAGCTTCTTCCAAAGTAAGGAGCTGGGAG GTGAGAGCTAGCCACCAAAACAGTGACTCTTCTATATAG
- the ZDBF2 gene encoding DBF4-type zinc finger-containing protein 2 isoform X1, with protein MFDRVKPSDEASASSTQGMDRHGVEGSLQQESNSSLHTRGQEHPGPGVSTVQNRQGYCNCCHVHYSNLEQHVFSSQHRHFTTYCRNRMGTSSLMERFLQDVLQHHPHRYHDNRPTYDDIPLPVTLEAPRNACLSPEDVEKKKNRSRQEASSKDQESIGEMGSSVPCLSHKGPKEAFVTQAFIQKLEKGQEDITGISQQSVGICSSEKRHTLKDAQIANHSHEGQFTAVSPVPQRFSVNPLIHSSSVNPKIVKNVRNLVASNMIPPSGCDKTRTEVCSKDVLLKPCLNPALALVDPKSPSVSHRNPMCQNPMYSPSNSLCITSGQSLLKRDGLQTQDETLVSDFHLRDTVGIDSSLKLGTSPQLARCKKMKMNRTDESSVDETIEDVIMKYCHGTISKELPFKEEENDPCLTFSSLLDHTHLEGSEVSFDCDAPIQSGADLPKAAIKDIEFLKEVQISLQDKDYGTQLSSALKSESMEQTEAAKQDVIVHTEEPVLPALPHVPPSFVGKTWSQIMYEDDIKIEELVRDFREGRFRCYFDSESSAKCAGKRMKKKQKDEKKNDTVEGNRTESAPVKALPEFNDALSGGSDFDNPSLASDTLCNPQILKMPRKRTWRLASRCQVVKVSHGTQTSLVNYPVAKRKMTRREPDPADQKADIMWPENEKTPNMKTRLCALKLPESYSKIMSPVQPKTVVYVLSCPEIKQCKGKPTDIPKMRKNRNSADSKDSIRYKYKQCSFKYYDPLTNRILKTPPKSTCGEKAKKPSHVRQLFRSLSFDANTKKLAGAQREGTASKSFNWSDFNSSSSVSFLPDPGKGNDIASSQKTDGSSVSTERSDCLVSAHSENSFKHLAISPLNSHQSQAEADGRLTPFNSRAAKTPLTSIRSERLERENPKARWKRKEGPNKETGFSKKAAGPISVRCSVGRRGNRVTAGKHTSRTKKQQKEGIRRKLPPRAQKSAFSIRRHQTKKTTVGKHLKKEKPDAKKMKVRRKPKRPFLNSAVITGIPEKRPKVTSGSFPKKPERASSKVRSWEVSGDKGHPSTVNRPSRRTSAVPLLRNCLILPGES; from the exons CATGTTTTCAGCTCCCAGCACAGACATTTTACCACGTACTGTAGGAATCGTATGGGTACCAGTAGCCTGATGGAGCGTttcctgcaagatgttttgcagcaTCATCCCCACAGATACCATGACAACAG ACCAACCTATGATGACATACCACTCCCTGTCACTCTAGAGGCTCCTAGAAATGCTTGCCTATCTCCAGAAGAtgtagagaaaaagaagaacagaagcaGGCAGGAGGCTTCCAGTAAAGACCAGGAGTCCATTGGTGAAATGGGATCTTCTGTTCCATGCCTATCTCATAAGGGCCCAAAGGAAGCTTTTGTAACACAAGCATTTATTCAGAAACTAGAAAAAGGACAGGAAGATATTACAGGAATATCCCAGCAGTCTGTGGGCATTTGTAGCAGTGAGAAACGGCATACCCTGAAAGATGCTCAAATTGCAAATCATAGCCATGAAGGCCAGTTTACAGCCGTGAGCCCAGTACCTCAACGTTTTTCTGTCAATCCTTTAATTCATAGTTCTTCTGTTAATcctaaaatagtaaaaaatgttAGGAACTTGGTGGCATCAAATATGATTCCACCGAGCGGATGTGATAAAACAAGAACGGAAGTATGCAGTAAGGATGTGTTACTGAAACCTTGCTTGAATCCTGCTCTGGCACTGGTTGACCCCAAAAGCCCTTCCGTTTCACATCGAAATCCTATGTGTCAGAATCCTATGTACAGCCCCAGCAATTCTTTATGTATTACCTCAGGTCAATCTCTCTTAAAACGAGATGGTTTACAAACTCAGGATGAAACTTTGGTGTCTGATTTCCATCTCAGGGATACTGTGGGAATCGACAGCTCCTTAAAACTTGGGACATCCCCACAACTAGCAAGatgcaaaaaaatgaagatgaacaGAACTGATGAAAGTTCAGTGGATGAAACTATTGAAGATGTTATTATGAAGTATTGCCATGGAACTATATCTAAAGAACTACCTTTCAAAGAAGAAGAGAATGATCCCTGTTTAACTTTTTCTTCGCTTCTGGACCATACCCATTTAGAGGGCTCTGAAGTGAGCTTTGACTGTGATGCACCTATTCAGTCAGGAGCAGACTTACCTAAGGCAGCTATAAAAGATATAGAATTCCTGAAAGAGGTCCAAATAAGTTTGCAAGATAAAGACTATGGAACACagctctcttctgctttaaaaagtgaGTCAATGgagcaaacagaagcagcaaaacaggATGTAATAGTTCATACTGAAGAACCAGTtcttccagctctgcctcatgTGCCTCCTTCTTTTGTGGGAAAGACTTGGTCTCAAATAATGTATGAAGATGATATAAAAATCGAAGAACTTGTGCGTGATTTCAGGGAAGGCCGTTTTCGCTGCTACTTTGACAGTGAATCCTCAGCCAAATGTGCAgggaagagaatgaagaaaaagcagaaagatgaaaagaagaatGATACTGTTGAGGGTAACAGAACAGAAAGTGCACCAGTTAAAGCACTGCCAGAATTCAATGATGCTTTAAGTGGTGGCTCTGATTTTGATAACCCATCTTTAGCCTCAGATACACTATGCAACCCACAAATTCTTAAAATGCCTAGGAAAAGGACATGGCGCCTGGCCTCAAGATGCCAGGTGGTTAAAGTCAGCCATGGCACCCAAACAAGTCTAGTGAACTACCctgtagcaaaaagaaaaatgactagAAGAGAACCTGACCCAGCTGATCAGAAAGCAGACATTATGTGGCCAGAGAATGAAAAGACTCCAAACATGAAAACTAGACTATGTGCCCTTAAACTTCCTGAATCCTACAGCAAGATTATGAGCCCTGTACAGCCCAAGACAGTGGTCTATGTGCTTTCATGTCCAGAGATTAAACAGTGTAAAGGTAAACCTACAGATATTcccaaaatgaggaaaaatcGCAACTCTGCAGACAGCAAGGACTCTATAAGGTATAAATATAAACAGTGTTCATTCAAGTATTATGACCCACTGACAAATCGAATTCTGAAAACGCCTCCTAAGAGTACATGTGGAGAAAAGGCCAAAAAGCCCTCCCACGTTCGAcagcttttcagaagtctcagctTTGATGCAAACACGAAGAAACTAGCTGGCGCACAGAGAGAGGGCACGGCATCAAAGTCCTTTAATTGGTCAGACTTCAATAGTTCATCTTCAGTATCTTTTTTGCCAGATCCAGGTAAAGGGAACGATATAGCCTCAAGTCAAAAGACAGATGGATCTTCTGTTTCCACAGAAAGATCAGATTGTCTGGTGTCTGCTCACTCTGAGAACTCTTTTAAACACCTGGCCATTTCACCTTTGAACTCTCACCAGTCTCAGGCGGAAGCAGATGGTAGATTAACTCCCTTTAATAGCAGAGCTGCCAAAACCCCTTTGACCTCCATCAGGAGTGAGCGATTAGAAAGAGAGAATCCAAAGgcaagatggaagagaaaagaaggccCTAATAAAGAAACAGGTTTTTCCAAAAAGGCTGCAGGACCTATATCTGTCAGATGCTCTGttgggaggagaggaaacagaGTAACTGCAGGCAAACATACTTCTCGAactaaaaaacagcaaaaagagggGATAAGAAGGAAACTCCCTCCTCGTGCCCAGAAATCTGCCTTCTCAATTCGTAGGCACCAGACAAAGAAAACTACAGTGGGAAAGCAccttaagaaagaaaagcctgaTGCTAAAAAAATGAAGGTAAGGAGAAAACCGAAGAGGCCCTTTCTAAACTCAGCAGTCATCACCGGGATTCCTGAAAAGAGGCCGAAAGTCACATCGGGATCTTTTCCAAAGAAACCGGAGCGAGCTTCTTCCAAAGTAAGGAGCTGGGAGGTAAGTGGAGATAAGGGTCACCCTAGCACTGTGAACCGACCCTCTAGAAGAACTTCTGCTGTACCGTTACTTCGAAACTGTCTTATCTTACCAGGTGAGAGCTAG
- the ZDBF2 gene encoding DBF4-type zinc finger-containing protein 2 isoform X3 — protein sequence MFDRVKPSDEASASSTQGMDRHGVEGSLQQESNSSLHTRGQEHPGPGVSTVQNRQGYCNCCHVHYSNLEQHVFSSQHRHFTTYCRNRMGTSSLMERFLQDVLQHHPHRYHDNRPTYDDIPLPVTLEAPRNACLSPEDVEKKKNRSRQEASSKDQESIGEMGSSVPCLSHKGPKEAFVTQAFIQKLEKGQEDITGISQQSVGICSSEKRHTLKDAQIANHSHEGQFTAVSPVPQRFSVNPLIHSSSVNPKIVKNVRNLVASNMIPPSGCDKTRTEVCSKDVLLKPCLNPALALVDPKSPSVSHRNPMCQNPMYSPSNSLCITSGQSLLKRDGLQTQDETLVSDFHLRDTVGIDSSLKLGTSPQLARCKKMKMNRTDESSVDETIEDVIMKYCHGTISKELPFKEEENDPCLTFSSLLDHTHLEGSEVSFDCDAPIQSGADLPKAAIKDIEFLKEVQISLQDKDYGTQLSSALKSESMEQTEAAKQDVIVHTEEPVLPALPHVPPSFVGKTWSQIMYEDDIKIEELVRDFREGRFRCYFDSESSAKCAGKRMKKKQKDEKKNDTVEGNRTESAPVKALPEFNDALSGGSDFDNPSLASDTLCNPQILKMPRKRTWRLASRCQVVKVSHGTQTSLVNYPVAKRKMTRREPDPADQKADIMWPENEKTPNMKTRLCALKLPESYSKIMSPVQPKTVVYVLSCPEIKQCKGKPTDIPKMRKNRNSADSKDSIRYKYKQCSFKYYDPLTNRILKTPPKSTCGEKAKKPSHVRQLFRSLSFDANTKKLAGAQREGTASKSFNWSDFNSSSSVSFLPDPGKGNDIASSQKTDGSSVSTERSDCLVSAHSENSFKHLAISPLNSHQSQAEADGRLTPFNSRAAKTPLTSIRSERLERENPKARWKRKEGPNKETGFSKKAAGPISVRCSVGRRGNRVTAGKHTSRTKKQQKEGIRRKLPPRAQKSAFSIRRHQTKKTTVGKHLKKEKPDAKKMKVRRKPKRPFLNSAVITGIPEKRPKVTSGSFPKKPERASSKVRSWEARICISFML from the exons CATGTTTTCAGCTCCCAGCACAGACATTTTACCACGTACTGTAGGAATCGTATGGGTACCAGTAGCCTGATGGAGCGTttcctgcaagatgttttgcagcaTCATCCCCACAGATACCATGACAACAG ACCAACCTATGATGACATACCACTCCCTGTCACTCTAGAGGCTCCTAGAAATGCTTGCCTATCTCCAGAAGAtgtagagaaaaagaagaacagaagcaGGCAGGAGGCTTCCAGTAAAGACCAGGAGTCCATTGGTGAAATGGGATCTTCTGTTCCATGCCTATCTCATAAGGGCCCAAAGGAAGCTTTTGTAACACAAGCATTTATTCAGAAACTAGAAAAAGGACAGGAAGATATTACAGGAATATCCCAGCAGTCTGTGGGCATTTGTAGCAGTGAGAAACGGCATACCCTGAAAGATGCTCAAATTGCAAATCATAGCCATGAAGGCCAGTTTACAGCCGTGAGCCCAGTACCTCAACGTTTTTCTGTCAATCCTTTAATTCATAGTTCTTCTGTTAATcctaaaatagtaaaaaatgttAGGAACTTGGTGGCATCAAATATGATTCCACCGAGCGGATGTGATAAAACAAGAACGGAAGTATGCAGTAAGGATGTGTTACTGAAACCTTGCTTGAATCCTGCTCTGGCACTGGTTGACCCCAAAAGCCCTTCCGTTTCACATCGAAATCCTATGTGTCAGAATCCTATGTACAGCCCCAGCAATTCTTTATGTATTACCTCAGGTCAATCTCTCTTAAAACGAGATGGTTTACAAACTCAGGATGAAACTTTGGTGTCTGATTTCCATCTCAGGGATACTGTGGGAATCGACAGCTCCTTAAAACTTGGGACATCCCCACAACTAGCAAGatgcaaaaaaatgaagatgaacaGAACTGATGAAAGTTCAGTGGATGAAACTATTGAAGATGTTATTATGAAGTATTGCCATGGAACTATATCTAAAGAACTACCTTTCAAAGAAGAAGAGAATGATCCCTGTTTAACTTTTTCTTCGCTTCTGGACCATACCCATTTAGAGGGCTCTGAAGTGAGCTTTGACTGTGATGCACCTATTCAGTCAGGAGCAGACTTACCTAAGGCAGCTATAAAAGATATAGAATTCCTGAAAGAGGTCCAAATAAGTTTGCAAGATAAAGACTATGGAACACagctctcttctgctttaaaaagtgaGTCAATGgagcaaacagaagcagcaaaacaggATGTAATAGTTCATACTGAAGAACCAGTtcttccagctctgcctcatgTGCCTCCTTCTTTTGTGGGAAAGACTTGGTCTCAAATAATGTATGAAGATGATATAAAAATCGAAGAACTTGTGCGTGATTTCAGGGAAGGCCGTTTTCGCTGCTACTTTGACAGTGAATCCTCAGCCAAATGTGCAgggaagagaatgaagaaaaagcagaaagatgaaaagaagaatGATACTGTTGAGGGTAACAGAACAGAAAGTGCACCAGTTAAAGCACTGCCAGAATTCAATGATGCTTTAAGTGGTGGCTCTGATTTTGATAACCCATCTTTAGCCTCAGATACACTATGCAACCCACAAATTCTTAAAATGCCTAGGAAAAGGACATGGCGCCTGGCCTCAAGATGCCAGGTGGTTAAAGTCAGCCATGGCACCCAAACAAGTCTAGTGAACTACCctgtagcaaaaagaaaaatgactagAAGAGAACCTGACCCAGCTGATCAGAAAGCAGACATTATGTGGCCAGAGAATGAAAAGACTCCAAACATGAAAACTAGACTATGTGCCCTTAAACTTCCTGAATCCTACAGCAAGATTATGAGCCCTGTACAGCCCAAGACAGTGGTCTATGTGCTTTCATGTCCAGAGATTAAACAGTGTAAAGGTAAACCTACAGATATTcccaaaatgaggaaaaatcGCAACTCTGCAGACAGCAAGGACTCTATAAGGTATAAATATAAACAGTGTTCATTCAAGTATTATGACCCACTGACAAATCGAATTCTGAAAACGCCTCCTAAGAGTACATGTGGAGAAAAGGCCAAAAAGCCCTCCCACGTTCGAcagcttttcagaagtctcagctTTGATGCAAACACGAAGAAACTAGCTGGCGCACAGAGAGAGGGCACGGCATCAAAGTCCTTTAATTGGTCAGACTTCAATAGTTCATCTTCAGTATCTTTTTTGCCAGATCCAGGTAAAGGGAACGATATAGCCTCAAGTCAAAAGACAGATGGATCTTCTGTTTCCACAGAAAGATCAGATTGTCTGGTGTCTGCTCACTCTGAGAACTCTTTTAAACACCTGGCCATTTCACCTTTGAACTCTCACCAGTCTCAGGCGGAAGCAGATGGTAGATTAACTCCCTTTAATAGCAGAGCTGCCAAAACCCCTTTGACCTCCATCAGGAGTGAGCGATTAGAAAGAGAGAATCCAAAGgcaagatggaagagaaaagaaggccCTAATAAAGAAACAGGTTTTTCCAAAAAGGCTGCAGGACCTATATCTGTCAGATGCTCTGttgggaggagaggaaacagaGTAACTGCAGGCAAACATACTTCTCGAactaaaaaacagcaaaaagagggGATAAGAAGGAAACTCCCTCCTCGTGCCCAGAAATCTGCCTTCTCAATTCGTAGGCACCAGACAAAGAAAACTACAGTGGGAAAGCAccttaagaaagaaaagcctgaTGCTAAAAAAATGAAGGTAAGGAGAAAACCGAAGAGGCCCTTTCTAAACTCAGCAGTCATCACCGGGATTCCTGAAAAGAGGCCGAAAGTCACATCGGGATCTTTTCCAAAGAAACCGGAGCGAGCTTCTTCCAAAGTAAGGAGCTGGGAG